Proteins encoded in a region of the Carassius gibelio isolate Cgi1373 ecotype wild population from Czech Republic chromosome B5, carGib1.2-hapl.c, whole genome shotgun sequence genome:
- the rpl7a gene encoding 60S ribosomal protein L7a: protein MPKGKKGKGKKVAPAPSVAKKHEAKKVVNPLFEKRPKNFGIGQDIQPKRDLTRFVKWPRYVRLQRQRAILYKRLKVPPAINQFTQALDRQTATQLFKLAHKYRPETKQEKKQRLLARAEQKAAGKGDVPTKRPPVLRAGVNTVTTLVESKKAQLVIIAHDVDPIELVVFLPALCRKMGVPYCIVKGKARLGKLVHRKTCTSVAFTQTNPEDKAALAKLVEAIKTNYNDRYEEIRRHWGGNVLGHKSTARIAKIERAKAKELATKLG, encoded by the exons ATG CCTAAGGGAAAAAAGGGTAAGGGGAAGAAGGTGGCACCAGCCCCTTCAGTGGCCAAGAAGCATGAGGCCAAGAAAGTTGTGAATCCCCTGTTTGAGAAGAGGCCCAAAAACTTTGGCATTG GTCAGGACATCCAGCCAAAGAGGGATCTGACAAGGTTCGTGAAATGGCCACGGTACGTCCGACTGCAGCGCCAGCGGGCCATTCTCTACAAGCGTTTGAAGGTTCCCCCTGCGATCAACCAGTTCACCCAGGCTCTGGACCGCCAGACCG CTACCCAGCTGTTCAAGCTGGCCCACAAGTACAGGCCCGAGACCAAGCAGGAGAAGAAACAGAGACTGCTGGCTCGTGCTGAACAGAAGGCTGCTGGAAAGGGCGACGTGCCCACCAAGAGACCACCAGTCCTCCGCGCAG GTGTGAACACTGTAACCACACTAGTGGAGAGCAAGAAGGCACAGCTGGTCATTATTGCTCACGATGTGGATCCCATTGAG CTCGTGGTGTTCTTGCCTGCTCTGTGCCGTAAGATGGGTGTCCCATACTGCATTGTAAAGGGCAAGGCCAGACTTGGCAAACTGGTGCACAGAAAGACCTGTACCTCTGTTGCCTTTACACAGACCAACCC CGAAGACAAAGCAGCTCTTGCTAAGTTGGTGGAGGCCATCAAGACCAACTACAATGACCGATATGAGGAG ATCCGTCGCCACTGGGGAGGCAATGTCCTGGGTCACAAGTCAACTGCTCGCATTGCTAAAATCGAGAGGGCAAAGGCCAAGGAGCTGGCCACTAAACTGGGTTGA